In one window of Tellurirhabdus rosea DNA:
- a CDS encoding zinc metalloprotease: MKKIFTLAAFFGLAYGASSCFEPSIEESVADGHIHSAARIGDEDDDHKKDRSCATMEVLAEKLQEDPELAEKLKEIDKHADKFASKNGRISAAAAYTGTVTIPVVINIIYNSAKPQENISDAQIASQMNVLNADFNATNADRGQTPSAFAAAINGSGFDVQFTLSKVVRKASTKTSWGTRDAMKKSRNGGIEPTDPARNLNIWVCNIGGGILGYAQFPGGNLSTDGVVISPQYFGTTGYVAAPFNKGRTATHEVGHWLNLRHIWGDGGCGIDDYVSDTPDSDAPNYGCPAFPTVKCGNTLMTMNYMDYTDDACMYMFTNGQKARSRALFNSGGARSSFVPVQ, encoded by the coding sequence ATGAAGAAAATTTTCACGCTTGCTGCATTTTTTGGATTAGCTTACGGCGCTTCGTCCTGCTTCGAACCGTCGATTGAAGAGTCCGTGGCCGACGGCCATATCCACAGCGCCGCCCGGATAGGGGACGAGGACGACGATCACAAGAAAGACCGTTCCTGCGCCACGATGGAAGTACTGGCCGAAAAGCTTCAGGAAGACCCCGAGCTGGCCGAAAAATTAAAGGAAATTGACAAGCATGCGGATAAGTTCGCCAGCAAAAACGGTCGGATCAGCGCCGCCGCGGCTTATACCGGCACGGTCACCATTCCGGTTGTCATCAACATTATTTATAACAGTGCCAAGCCGCAGGAAAACATCAGCGACGCTCAGATTGCCTCCCAGATGAACGTGCTGAACGCGGACTTCAACGCTACCAACGCCGACCGCGGCCAGACCCCCTCGGCCTTCGCCGCCGCCATCAACGGCTCAGGCTTCGACGTGCAGTTTACGCTGAGCAAAGTGGTTCGGAAAGCTTCCACCAAAACGTCGTGGGGCACGCGCGATGCGATGAAAAAATCCCGCAACGGCGGCATCGAACCGACCGACCCGGCCCGCAACCTCAACATCTGGGTGTGCAACATCGGCGGCGGTATCCTCGGCTACGCCCAGTTCCCCGGCGGCAACCTGTCCACGGATGGCGTCGTGATCTCGCCGCAGTATTTTGGAACCACCGGCTACGTGGCCGCTCCGTTCAACAAAGGCCGTACCGCCACGCACGAAGTGGGGCACTGGCTGAACCTGCGCCACATCTGGGGTGACGGCGGCTGCGGCATCGACGATTATGTTTCCGACACGCCGGATTCCGACGCGCCGAACTACGGCTGCCCGGCCTTCCCGACCGTCAAGTGCGGCAACACGCTCATGACGATGAACTACATGGACTACACCGACGACGCCTGCATGTACATGTTCACCAACGGACAGAAAGCCCGCAGCCGGGCGCTGTTCAACTCCGGTGGCGCGCGCAGCTCGTTTGTACCGGTTCAGTAA